The genomic window GAAGCTTCTATAATTAAGTGTGGATGCCAACTGACCCCTCTAAATCAATCAAGCATGTAAAAAATCAGTTAAATTATGGTGATAAAGAATTCTAATTTGGTGAAGGTTCATTTTCTGTTCGCTTTGAAGATGGACAACTGGATTTACATTATTATGGTTTATGATATGTACTAAATCAtggcaaaacaaaaacttcattaAATTAATGCTtcttatatttaattattttaggtTTTCAATAACTTTATTACACTAAGCCTTTCATCAAGTTAAtacagaaaagcaaaaaaaaaaaaaaaaaaatagagaaaataactTGTAAGTTGTAATCAACACCAacgaggaaaaaaaaagagaaagaagaagaaggagaaaacagtACAGTAGTAGCTAATAACTATCTTCTTTTGCCCGCTAGGGTTGGTTGAGTTGGTTGGATGAGTAGTTTCCCACGTAAAAGATGTGGGATCGATTCCTCATCCTCAGTCAGAGCTCGTCGCACCGAAAAAGCTTAGTGCGGTTTACATCTTCTGTATAGTTTGCGCGTTATTACATCTTCTGTATAGTTTGATcaatgagcactcaaagaatagCGGTTGTGTGTTTCCTcaaaattttctaaaaaatactttcttctttttattaCTCCGTAGAACGTATTGACACTATGAACAATTTTCATTTCATTTGAAGTTAATTAGATGATGGGGTCATTCAAATTAGTTTACTTATATAAtagtttagctttaaaaataaatatagtcAAACTTCTTTATAACAtcatttatttaaatattttttctatttttatagcGATTAactattatatacatataacaatatttgatatttaaatcttatttaactatTATAGATAAATATTATCCAAAAAgcaatttattcattttttaaactaaatatagtttcaacaaagtaaaGAATAGTGTAGTCTGGTCCACGAAGCATCTTATAGTTGATGGGGTTTGGAGCCGGGCCGTATTTCAAGAGAATATAATATAGGCAGCCTACCTTCAGGGGCGGATCTATAGCCCCAATTAAGGGGCACATGAACCCATGATCTCACTATcaaactaagtattttatgtacatattttttagAATTAGTCTAATATTATCGATTGGTATTTAGAGGTGTACGCAAGAGTTTTTATAAATGGTATcgaaatttatataaaaactgGGATATAACTTTAACTATCATTTTATAGACAAGAAATAGTCTTAGTCTATTGGTTTTGTCGAGTCTTAAGTTAGAAAAGATTCTGAGTTCCATTCCACTTCATCGCAATTTTTTTACCACAAAGGCTCTCTCAAATATGTTAGTCGCGGAGGCTAAGACTGCGacttatggtcgtatgtacgatGAACTAGGGGAAAagggcggggagaagaagttattccggctggccaagttgagagagaggaaggctcgggatttggaccaagtgatatgcatcaaggacgaagatggtaggatactgatggaagatgcccagttaagaggagatggcagacttacttccataaacttctgaatgaaaaaggggatcaggatattgtgctaggcgaattggagcattccgagagtcaccttGACTTCGGGCACTGTaggcgtatcgaggttgaggaggttgtgggggctatgcgtaagatgagtaggggcagagcaaCCAGGCTAGACGAGAAtctggtggaattttggaagtgtgtaaggagagcaggtttggagtggttgactaggttgtttaatgttatttttaaggcgaagaggatgTCGTATGAGTGgatgtggagtacggtggttccattatataagaacaaaggtgatatccaaagttgtaacaattataggggtattaaattactGAATCATACCATGAAAGTATGGGAGAGGGTCATTGAAGCGAGGGTtaggatgacagtgtctgtatccgacaaccagttcagGTTTATGCCGGGTCGTTCTACCatagaagctatacaccttgttaggaggttggtggaactgtacagagagaaagaaggatctgcacatgatgtttattgacctagagaaagcatatgacaaagttcctagagaagttctctagaGATGCTTGGAgacaaaaggtgtgtcggttccctatGTTATGGCGATTAGGGACAtttatgatggggctaagactcgagttaggacagtaggaggcgactctgaacatttTCCGGTTGAAATGGGATTACACCAAGGCTCTGCGCTCAGttcgttcttattcgccctggtgatggatgcattaacaaaccatattcaaggggaggtgccatggtacATGGTATttgctgatgatatagttctgattgatgagtcacgAGCCGGTGTTAACAAGAGACTAAAAGTTTGGAGACAGATTCTTGagtctaaagatttcaaactgagcagaacgaagacggaatacctggagtgtaagttcagcattGAACCGGGgaaagtgggcgtggatgtgaggcttgaatcacaggttatcccaagtagaggcagcttcaagtaccttggttcagTTATCCACGGGGTATgggagatcgatgaggatgtcgcACACCATATTGGGGTAGGatagatgaagtggaggttagcatctggagttttgtgtgacaagagagtgccaacgATAATCAAAGGAAAGTTCTATGAAGTGGTCGGAATGTATGAGGCTGAGTGTTGGcatgttaagaactcacatatccaaaagatgaaagtagcagaaatgaggatgttgaggtagatgtgcgggcacactaggatggacaagattagaaatgatgatattcaggagaaggtgcacgtggctcccattgatgacaagatgtgggaagcgaggctcagatggttcggacatgtacagaggagaagcccagatactccagtaaggaggtgtgagcgactggttgtggagggcacgagaagaggtagagggcggcctaagaagtattggggagaagtgatcaggcaggatatgacgatgcttcagatttccgaggacatgacactttaTAAGAAgttatggaggtcgagtattacggttgtaggctaggaggtagCTGAGTCTTGTGTTACCTTGTACTGTTGTGAGcctagtctggtagggtttttgtctaaaataGCTAGGGGCATTGTCGTGTCTTACTATTTTCTCTTTTCGGTGCAGGACCTATTTACTAGCCATcatttttgttttgcatttttccttctgcattttatgttcctatttttcctatgatctctgtggtgaaactaatattctctcctttttgtttttcttattatcttgagccgagggtctttcggaaacagcctctctactccttcggggtagggataaggtctgcgtgcatactaccctccccagaccccacttgtgggattttactgggttgttgttgttgttgttgttgttgttgttgttgttgttgtcgctCTCTCAAATATTTGAGAAAGAAAATGTGCTAGTTGAGGTTTGAAACTTTGACCTCCTAGAGCAAAATTAAACATATAACCAACACACCAAGACATAATTTATTTCAAGTAGTGTCATTTTTTCTTACTTATCCATTTTTGTAtagtattaatacatatatttagtaaaattttcCAACTAAGAGGTGTCGCATGTAACCGCTTCTGTAAGCGAGCATCCGCCACTATTGGTATTCATGCTCCAAAAAGATTGAATGACGCACTTGGTTGAATATTGGGTTATTTACCTTGACAAATAAGGATCAATTCAGAGTTACTActtttttttctactttttcaagTGATACATCCATGTTCAAGAAATCCTAGATCTGCCTCTGCCTATCCTAATACAAATATCGGTTGATTCTACGGCTCAAACCCGTAAATCACACGGAGACAATTTTAACATTATTCCAAGATTTCTCTTCAACAAAAtaaacaacaacccagtataatctcactagtggggtctggggagagtagtgtgtatgcaaaccttacccctaccatggctagagaggttgtttccaaacagaccctcggcatccttttcaccaagaactccccaccttgctcttggggtgactcgaactcacaacctcttggttagaAGTGAGAGTTGCTTAccatcaaagcaacccctcttgtccaAAATAAAGGAATCAAATAAGAATTTCATAATCAACAAATCTTGTCCATTATATAAATGCAGAGCATCACATTAAAGAATTTCAATGATGGATAAGGATCCAATATTCCTACcttaacttttcattttttttcattattcctccttttttttccttctcacAACATACAAGGATTTAAATGGCATCGAAACTGAACAGTGAAATGGAAATATTGGATGATTCCTTTACAATTGTGACAAAATGGTGCGTTATCTTATGAACTATAAGACAAAGCTAATTATTGATTAAGTCCACAAGCCAAATAAAGCAATGAAAAAACAGACCAAGCAAAATAGCTCATATACTTACCACTATTTTATCTTACTGAACATGTTAACATaggaataataataacaacaacaacaaattcaataGAATCCCACGAGTAGAATCTGAGGAGGATAGTATATACGTAGATCTTACTCCTACCTTGTGCAGACACATAAATTGTTTCCGATAAATCTCCGGCTCAAGATAATCACAAATGTTGACATATGAATGAaaacataaataataataatattagtcTATCCCCACCAATGGAGTGGCATATATGCAGAGGCGAATCCAGGATTTAAATCTTATTGGTTTAACTTTTAAAACTTTAAGCATTGAACCCAtgagatttttaaaatttatgggttcatatctattatttttgtaaatttaataaatttttactcaGCATCAAAAGTTATAGGTTCAATTCAATTGAACCCGATAATACTACACTATATCCGccactacatatatatatatatatatataaaaaaaattatatataatcaAACAAATTATTTTTGCCTTATTTAGAAGTATAATATCTCTTGCAAAGGAAATTCAATTGAACCTCTTTTGCCAACGTCTAGCTGCGCCCTTGCTAGCATGCATCGAACTACacttaaaaaagggaaaaagaataaagaattccaaaaataaaaacaaatataatgTCTCAAAGTACTTGAGTCATATATACAACATGTAATCCTACGAGTGATTTGAAATAAATAGTGTGTATACAAATCTTATTCCTACCTTATATAAGTAAAAGTATTATTTTTCGATGGAGCATCGGCTCAATGATAACACATGCAGGCCGTAATGCACCCGGCCTCTAATATAGGTCAACTTAACATAAAATTACGGTTAAGTACTTTATGCATAAGACAGAAGTTTCACTGTAAAAGGTGAAAGAGAACTCTTATTTTATTTGTTCTTTTTCGGTTGATCCAATGACTCAAGACGGTACATTTGATATCCTTACAGTAAAAAAGATTCCAACTTTCCAAGTGAAAAATGTAGTTTTTATCTTATTGATTATTACTAAATTGTCATAACCGAAGTGATATAAAAAGTGAATTCAAGTTTTATATATGGGCTAACAATGTAGAAAATATGTAGTAATCAGGGCACTTATAAGACAACtaaatgtaaatattttttttatcaagaGTTATTGGTAAATCTTTATAATTAAcattttattaataatatgataaaaataataagtaaCATGCTATAGTAGGTTAAACTAAGTTCACCAGATTTTTCTATGTTGGTGTAGGTCTCAATCCCTAACAAATTAGGATCGGCTGTATAATAATATGACTCTTTACTTTCTAATTTAAGAGCAATTTTTAATGTCGGcgtatataacttaaatatattataaattgtCATAAATATTTGGAGCTAGAAAAGTAGCAGAATAATAATATTTGTCATCTGGAGAGTACAGACAAATATTTCATGGGGAATTGATATTTGCTATTTATATTCAAGGGAAGACTCTCTTTCTTGTCACAAATTATAAATTCTGTCCCCCTCTTCTCTTGTGTCCAATAATTCAATCAACTTCATTTTAGACTTTGTTCATTTTTCTCTCTGAGCAAAGTTAACTTCATCATTATACAATATGGCAGTTTCTTCAGGTTCTGCATTCAAAATTAACCAGCCTACTTCACCATATTTGACGACTCCAAGATTTCACAATTTGTCAAGGAAAAAGGTAAGTAAAAAAGATACCCCATTTGATTTTcttggaaaattttattttgctGAGGTTATACCGGAAACAGCCTTTCTATTTTCACAAAGGTCgaggtaaggtctgtgtacattATACCCTTCCAAGACGATTCTCAGTAGGTTTGTTGCTACAGTCAAATCTTTCTATGACAACCTCATTTGTTCCGTTATTTTTTGGCGGCTATAGTGAAATGTTGTTATAGaggatatatataaatataacataaaaatcgGTTTCGAGGAAAATATAGTGAAGTGCTATTACAGaggatatatataaatataatataaaaatcggtttcgaggaaaatatgatttttacAATGAATGACAGTGAATGATTGTTATATAGGGATGCTGTTACAGATAGGTCTGATTGTATCTATTTTTTATGTAAAGTTAACTGTCCGTATCTGAAATTTACTGGCCCGACTAATCTTTAATTGTCCTTGTTTCAGTTTCTTGTAAAAGCTTCCATGCATGGATCAGAAGAACATAATGGAAAGATggtaataaagaaagaaaaagatagtTGGCAAATTGATTTTTCAGGAGAAAAGCCACCTACACCATTTTTGGATACAATCAATTATCcaaagaatatgaaaattctatCCAAATTGGTAAATTACTAATCAAATCATTAAAAGTTAAAGCTTGTAATTATTTTTTGGATTATTTGATGAGttcttttatatgtatttttcaaaaaaaaaaaaaaaaaaaacaggatCTTGAACAATTAGCTGCAGAAGTAAGAGCAGAGATTGTGTACTCAGTGGCAAAGACAGGAGGCCATTTGAGTTCAAGTTTAGGTGTAGTGGATTTAACTGTGGCTTTGCACCATGTTTTTGATACTCCTGATGATAGAATTATATGGGATGTTGGTCATCAGGTGATGAAAtcttaattctttttattttcctgaAGAATAAGAAGGGGAGTTTTggcataactggtaaagttgttgccatgtgaccgaGGTCATGGGTTCGAACCTTGGTAATGTTGCACCCTTGTGGTCCAGCCCTTCCTCAGATCcggcgcatagcgggagcttagtgcatagaaaggggagccttggcgtaactagtaaagttgctgccatatgaccaggaggtcacgggttcgagctgtagaaacagcctcttgcagaaatgcagggtaatgctacatacaatagacccttgtggtccggcccttcctcgGACCCCATGCATAacgagagcttagtgcaccaggctGCCCTTTATTTTCCCGAAGAATAGATATTtccataattttttatatatagcaAACTAAAGTGGACAATAATATTTGCAGGCATATGCACATAAAATCTTGACAGGAAGGAGGTCTAAAATGCATACTATTAGAAAGACTTCAGGGCTAGCACCATTTCCTAAAAGGGATGAGAGCATCTATGATGCTTTTGGTGCAGGGCATAGTTCAACTAGCATCTCTGCTGGTCTAGGTAATATTTCCCATTCACATTATATTACTTTATCTAATAGCTCAGAGATAGCTGGCGGTTGAACTCGAAAAGAGGTTGGCTGTAAAACTTATCATGGGCAAATCCCACATCGGAATAGGGTGGAAAATTGACGCTATAAAAAGGCGAGTTCAAGATTCGAATCTCATTGAAGCGCATTTTTGGTTTAAAGCCAAAGGTGACAAAAGCATGAGGGCCCAAAGGTTGGGCTAGAGCAGATAATACCTTTGACAATTGGGTCTGAACTGGTATATTTTTACTAGGAAAAAAGTATACAAATCCCGAATAAATTCCGAATTTATTTAGGTTAAATGATGTGTTGCAGGCATGGCAGTTGCGCGAGATCTTTTAGGGAAAAACAACCATGTCATTTCTGTGATTGGAGATGGAGCAATGACTGCAGGACAAGCATATGAGGCCATGAATAATGCAGGATTTCTCGACACGAATCTTATTGTCATATTAAATGATAATGAACAAGTTTCTTTACCAACTGCAACTTTAGATGGCCCTGCAACTCCAGTTGGAGCACTCAGTAGTGCCTTAAGCAAAATCCAAGCTAGTACTAAGTTTAGACAACTTCGCGAAACTGCAAAGGTATATCGGGTTCATTTTTCGTTTAGtatggcgtaactggtaaagttgttaccatgtgaccaggaggtcacgggttcgagtcgtgtaaacagcctcttgcagaaatgtaggatAAGGCcgcatacaatagacccttgtggtccagtCCTTCCCGAACCCCACGCATAGCTGGAGCTTATTACACTGGGcaaccttttttttattatttaaggaTTGAGACTAGGCAAAGTTGTTAAATGTTAAGGATGTTTCTTGTGTTTTTGTAGAGCATAACAAAGCAAATTGGACCTCAAGCACATGAAGTTGCAGCTAAAGTTGATGAATATGCAAGGGGAATGATTAGTGCTTCTTGTTCAACTCTTTTTGAGGAGTTAGGATTATATTATATTGGTCCAGTAGATGGTCATAATATTGAAGATTTGATTACTATTTTAAAGAAGGTAAAATCAATGCCAGCACCAGGACCAGTTCTAATTCACATTGTAACAGAGAAAGGAAAAGGCTATCCTCCTGCTGAAGCAGCAGCTGATAAAATGCATGGTAAGgcagtaaaataaaaatattacatGTTGTAAAATTTTGctggtaaagttgctgtcatgtgaccaggaaaggaggtcacaggttcaagccatgaaaacagtctcttgcagaaatgcagggtaaggctgagtacaatagacccttgtggtccggcccttccccggagcCTGCGCATAGTAGAAACATAGTGCACCAGGCTGCCTTTTTCTTATGTTGTAAAATTTTGAAGAGGACTAAGGTTTTATGTTTGTAATTTTCAGGGGTGGCACAGTTTGATCCAAAAACAGGAAAGCAATTTAAGGCTAAATCACCTACGCTTTCATATACTCAATACTTTGCTGAATCCCTGATTAAAGAAGCtgaagttgataataagattgTAGCTATACATGCTGCAATGGGTGGTGGAACTGGCCTCAATTATTTCCAGAAACAATTCCCGGAACGTTGTTTTGATGTTGGCATTGCTGAACAACATGCTGTTACCTTTGCAGCTGGTTTAGCTACAGAAGGCCTAAAACCGTTCTGTGCCATTTACTCCTCGTTCTTACAACGAGGCTATGACCAGGTAACTAAGAGGCCGTAACATAACACTTGAAGCACGCCACACCTTTCGGATTGCTGTACTAACGTTGCATAATTGTAAAAAAGGTGGTGCACGATGTGGATCTTCAGAAGCTACCTGTCCGGTTTGCAATGGACCGAGCTGGTTTGGTTGGTGCAGATGGTCCAACACATTGTGGAGCATTTGACGTCACATACATGGCTTGTTTACCTaatatggtagtcatggctccATCAGATGAAGCAGAGCTAATGCATATGGTTGCAACAGCAGCAGCTATTGATGATAGGCCTAGTTGTTTCAGATTTCCTAGAGGAAATGGAGTTGGTGCCCTTCTTCCTCCAAACAATAAAGGAATACCAATTGAGGTACAAATTCATTACCAATTCACCTCTAGTAACATCTCCATAAAAATGCCTTTGACGTGTTTTTTTTTGTAAGCTCATAAGCTGATCAAACCAGCTTATAAGCACTTGTTTGCATATTTACATATTTGATAAACACAAAAGGTACTTATAAGCCAAAACCAACCAAAACGTCATAAGTTGGTCACCCTCAACTCAACTTATAAGCATTTTTGGTTTGAtcaagatttttattattttatccctAATATCTTTTGTACTTCTCGAAATACCTTTCCCAAAACAAAACCTTTAACTCCTCTCTATTTCATTTCTATCGTTCGTACTTCTCCTTGTAAAGATATGTTTCTAACTTTtacttctaaaaaagaaaatttaaggatattttagtcattttgaCAGAAAAGTATTTATTAGCACTTCTACAACGAAACATCAACTGCGTATTATCAGCTTCACCACTCTATCCAAATACGTAAAGACTTATTTATAGAATCAATATCACCACTTAGAGTATATTTTTTTCAACATTTGATGTTTATCAGCTACTCTCGATCAGTTAAACCAAATAGGCTCTAAATTATGTTGGCATTTATGTCTATATTGTAATATCAACAGGTTGGTAAGGGAAGAATACTGAGAGAAGGTGAAAGGATTGCCATTCTAGGATATGGTTCCATAGTACAACAATGTTTGGGAGCTGCAGACATCCTAAATACACATAATGTAAGAGTAACAGTAGCCGATGCTCGGTTCTGCAAACCATTGGATGCTGATCTTATTAAGAGATTAGCCAAAGAACATGAAATCTTGATCACTGTTGAAGAAGGATCAATTGGAGGATTTGGCTCACATGTTTCTCACTTCCTAAGCGTAAACAGTATTTTGGATGGACCCCTTAAGGTAAAAATATTATGAAAGTGTGATTGGTACGACGAAAGTCACTTTTCAGGAAAGAAATTTTTTAAGAGGAAATCATTTTCTGGTGTTTGATTACCAGAAAACATTTCCTGAGGAAAACATTTTACGTCAAAAGGAGGAAAATGACTTCCCTAACTTATAGACGGAAAGTTAGTTTTTCCTACAACTATCTTAACTTCTAATTCATATTACTTGCTTTAACTGACGACATTATTATTAATCTTTAGAACTCAAAAATTTAATCAAATCATTaaccaaacaccgaaaaatgatTTTCTagattgatgaaaaatgacttATGGAAagactgcatacaatagacccctGTGGTCCGGTCCTT from Nicotiana tabacum cultivar K326 unplaced genomic scaffold, ASM71507v2 Un00011, whole genome shotgun sequence includes these protein-coding regions:
- the LOC107773391 gene encoding probable 1-deoxy-D-xylulose-5-phosphate synthase 2, chloroplastic (The RefSeq protein has 1 substitution compared to this genomic sequence), with protein sequence MAVSSGSAFKINQPTSPYLTTPRFHNLSRKKFLVKASMHGSEEHNGKMVIKKEKDSWQIDFSGEKPPTPFLDTINYPKNMKILSKLDLEQLAAEVRAEIVYSVAKTGGHLSSSLGVVDLTVALHHVFDTPDDRIIWDVGHQAYAHKILTGRRSRMHTIRKTSGLAPFPKRDESIYDAFGAGHSSTSISAGLGMAVARDLLGKNNHVISVIGDGAMTAGQAYEAMNNAGFLDTNLIVILNDNEQVSLPTATLDGPATPVGALSSALSKIQASTKFRQLRETAKSITKQIGPQAHEVAAKVDEYARGMISASCSTLFEELGLYYIGPVDGHNIEDLITILKKVKSMPAPGPVLIHIVTEKGKGYPPAEAAADKMHGVAQFDPKTGKQFKAKSPTLSYTQYFAESLIKEAEVDNKIVAIHAAMGGGTGLNYFQKQFPERCFDVGIAEQHAVTFAAGLATEGLKPFCAIYSSFLQRGYDQVVHDVDLQKLPVRFAMDRAGLVGADGPTHCGAFDVTYMACLPNMVVMAPSDEAELMHMVATAAAIDDRPSCFRFPRGNGVGALLPPNNKGIPIEVGKGRILREGERIAILGYGSIVQQCLGAADILNTHNVRVTVADARFCKPLDADLIKRLAKEHEILITVEEGSIGGFGSHVSHFLSVNSILDGPLKLRSMVLPDRYIDHGSPLDQIEAAGLSSRHISATVLTLLGRPKEALLVN